In the genome of Drosophila subpulchrella strain 33 F10 #4 breed RU33 chromosome 2L, RU_Dsub_v1.1 Primary Assembly, whole genome shotgun sequence, one region contains:
- the LOC119547000 gene encoding intraflagellar transport protein 88 homolog, which translates to MASKSSANENQGLGEAGADAEAVPPPPPTAAGRPRPPTSQLFSRGNLVSSRTGGGDKSGLARPSTAVRAVGYAANSGSAGQRFDQFFLEKAKQQTLSSANAVDAAKEVNPQIKYKNLEGKIVKLLESSIVLAWQSTAARSSGDLNSEAKSALAESLNKAKEAFSLDRTLHRFRDQQGENVYHNFDLTYAVFFNLAEQYERNDLHIEALNTYSIMTKNKMFPHVNQLKINMGNIYYNMGIYQKAVKMYRMALDSVPKNLSQLRLKIRENIGILFVRMGSYSDAASSFEFIMSERADIKSGIHLLLCYYAMGDVEKIKTAFRSLCDVQPGETETDLGSESNIIKLQQQTDQGSQVGDPDMDKSSDHQESGGADVAVIDAEGGGSYEKVQESVKFSAKAKQRSVLQALKKDDLAVYTSQRRNSEKRSITMIVDLISPLIEENYNDGYNWCIEIIKTSNLAWLANELELNKALVYLRQNDVNQAIETLQMYDRKSQGSMTASALTNLSFIYISLGNLEMATQCLNQLQEIGALENNALALINASIVDLRKQNFTSARDRLERALQLQPTNFEANYNLGLVALAQQDFELAEERFELLKAQLMMPHSVQHSHVFYQLAKLQERRLGGGFQGNASPGAALQAYLQVLGISASDIDSRLFEKVGSLYEQIQDHQEANQYYHEAYRINMSDINIASSIGSYYIKLQATEKALYYYERAVLADPNDPNLMLRIASCFRNSYLPPKQYLGMFQKIHARFPDNLTCVRALMQVTKSLGLGDLHERYGLEYARLQKQQQERQNEHRYQQQRLSSAASNSSRLRTIRQSNEERLQENSDISKGMTYTQSPATYSVQQFDPLGPPAERPRTGRAQQSRDDSDDDAEMNAESLLPI; encoded by the exons ATGGCTTCAAAAAGCAGTGCCAATGAGAACCAAGGATTAGGAGAAGCTGGAGCGGATGCAGAGGCagttcctcctcctcctccaacGGCTGCGGGCAGGCCCAGACCGCCCACATCGCAGCTATTTTCG AGGGGCAATCTGGTTAGTAGTCGGACAGGAGGAGGTGATAAATCAGGTCTGGCCAGACCATCGACAGCAGTCCGGGCTGTTGGCTATGCCGCCAATAGCGGGTCTGCTGGTCAAAGGTTTGACCAGTTTTTCCTGGAGAAGGCCAAGCAGCAAACTCTTTCCTCTGCAAACGCTGTGGATGCCGCCAAGGAAGTGAA TCCTCAGATCAAATATAAGAACCTGGAGGGCAAGATTGTGAAGCTCTTGGAATCGTCCATTGTGTTGGCCTGGCAAAGCACTGCAGCTCGATCTAGCGGAGATCTGAACTCTGAGGCAAAATCGGCATTGGCCGAGTCCTTAAATAAGGCCAAGGAAGCCTTCTCCTTAGACCGAACCCTGCATCGATTTCGGGACCAGCAGGGCGAGAATGTATACCACAACTTTGATTTGACTTATGCG GTTTTCTTCAATCTAGCGGAGCAATACGAACGCAATGATTTGCACATCGAGGCCCTCAACACTTACAGCATCATGACCAAGAACAAGATGTTTCCGCATGTTAACCAGCTGAAGATCAATATGGGTAATATTTACTACAATATGGGTATATACCAGAAGGCGGTCAAAATGTACCGCATGGCCCTCGATTCGGTGCCAAAGAACTTAAGCCAGTTGCGGCTGAAGATCCGTGAGAACATTGGAATCCTCTTTGTCCGCATGGGTTCCTATTCGGATGCGGCTTCCAGCTTTGAATTCATCATGTCGGAGCGGGCGGACATCAAGAGTGGCATCCACCTGCTGCTTTGCTATTACGCCATGGGCGACGTGGAGAAGATTAAGACGGCCTTTCGAAGTCTTTGCGATGTCCAGCCCGGAGAAACGGAAACCGATCTGGGGAGTGAGAGCAATATTATCAAGCTGCAACAGCAGACCGATCAGGGTAGTCAAGTTGGGGATCCCGATATGGACAAGTCCTCAGACCACCAAGAAAGTGGAGGCGCGGATGTGGCAGTAATCGATGCAGAGGGTGGCGGAAGCTACGAAAAAGTCCAGGAGTCAGTTAAGTTTTCGGCCAAGGCAAAGCAACGTTCAGTTCTCCAAGCTCTTAAGAAAGACGACCTAGCCGTGTACACCAGTCAACGTCGAAATTCCGAAAAACGATCCATCACAATGATTGTAGATCTGATCTCACCCTTAATCGAAGAGAATTATAATGATG GATACAATTGGTGCATTGAGATCATCAAGACCTCTAATCTGGCATGGCTGGCAAACGAGCTGGAACTGAACAAGGCCCTAGTTTATCTTCGACAAAATGACGTAAATCAAGCCATTGAAACGCTGCAAATGTACGATCGCAAAAGTCAGGGATCTATGACGGCCAGCGCTCTGACCAACCTAAGTTTCATTTACATAAGT CTGGGCAACCTGGAGATGGCCACACAGTGTCTTAACCAGCTTCAGGAAATCGGAGCGCTGGAAAACAACGCCCTAGCTCTGATCAATGCCAGCATAGTGGACCTCCGGAAGCAGAACTTCACCTCAGCCCGCGATCGTTTGGAGCGAGCACTGCAACTCCAGCCTACGAACTTTGAGGCCAACTACAATCTCGGCCTGGTGGCATTGGCACAGCAGGATTTCGAGCTGGCTGAGGAGCGTTTCGAGTTGCTGAAGGCCCAGCTAATGATGCCCCATTCAGTGCAGCACAGCCATGTGTTCTATCAGCTTGCCAAGTTGCAGGAACGCCGGTTGGGTGGTGGGTTCCAGGGAAACGCATCGCCGGGGGCTGCATTGCAGGCCTACCTCCAGGTGCTCGGCATCTCTGCCTCGGACATCGATTCGCGCCTGTTCGAGAAGGTAGGTTCGCTCTATGAGCAGATTCAGGACCACCAGGAGGCCAATCAGTACTACCACGAAGCGTATCGCATAAACATGAGCGACATCAATATCGCCAGTAGCATTGGCTCCTACTACATCAAGCTGCAGGCCACGGAAAAGGCGCTGTATTACTACGAACGGGCGGTTTTGGCTGATCCTAACGATCCCAATCTGATGCTACGTATTGCCAGCTGCTTTCGTAACTCCTATCTGCCGCCCAAGCAGTATCTGGGTATGTTCCAGAAGATCCATGCTCGCTTTCCGGACAACCTCACGTGCGTACGGGCCCTGATGCAAGTGACCAAGTCGCTGGGTCTGGGAGATTTGCACGAGCGGTACGGCCTGGAATATGCACGCTTacaaaagcagcagcaggaacGTCAGAACGAGCACCGATACCAGCAACAGCGCCTCTCCTCAGCGGCCTCGAATAGCAGCCGCCTGCGAA CCATCAGGCAGTCCAATGAGGAACGCTTGCAGGAGAACAGCGACATATCCAAAGGCATGACCTATACGCAGAGTCCAGCCACGTATTCAG TTCAGCAGTTCGATCCTTTGGGACCTCCTGCAGAACGTCCTCGAACTGGCAGAGCACAGCAGAGCAGAGACGATTCAGATGATGATGCGGAAATGAATGCTGAAAGCTTGTTGCCCATTTAA